GAAATCTGAAGTTTGGGGTTTTGTTTAAAGTCAAACACATAACAAATTTGGAAACGTGATCGCACTAGGCCAACAATTTCATGTTTCTAACTGTAGTCTGATTACCGTGTTTGGTGTTGTTATAGATTATGCCTTTCATTTCACCATCCACGCTTCAAAGTTAATGTCATTTGATTCTACACTttctggaagaaaaaaaaatactaggGTTTTGATAGTTTCATATAAATTCAGAAAGTAGAAATTACATCTTGAGCTGCATTTAAGTGCTCGTACAACATTTGATTGAAGCTTGAGCATTTCTGATCTTTCCCATCCAGTCCAGTCTTCGGAATCTTTCATTGCACTTCCTACAAAGCCTGAAAATAGAACAAGTTTTTGCATTAGCAACATGCAGCATGTATTTATCCTGAAAAAAGGAGGATTTGACGGCTTACAAGGTCTGCAAGTTGACCAGATAACCGAGCTCAGAAGCAAGAGTGCCAGAAAATTGATCTAGTATTAATTATTAAATACAACAAGTCGATCTCTACGAAAAATAGAAGATGAACTTCATGCTAATCAATCTAACAACCCAAAATATGAGGAAAAGCCCAAAATATGAGGAAAAGCCCAAAATGCAATACATCAGAGACCCAGATCAAATCCATACAACTGATTTAAGATTCAGCAGTAAGTAATTTCCAAAAGAAAAGCAAAGCTAAATGATTAAACTGTAATGAGTAGAGGGTTTCATTATCTGGTGCTGCATAtcacaaaagttcaaaactttaaGAGCCTAGATCGAGCAAActtgaaagagaaatggggtCTAACCTCAAATGTGTTCTTCAGCAACTCATCAACTGTAAAGTTAAAAAGCCAAAAAAGACGAACAAAAAAcagagataaaatttcagatcaaACAAAAGGATGATCCATTTACATATTTGAAATGGGTTGTTCAAACTCTACCTTCCTCCATTGTCAATTGAAACTGCTTGATCGCTTCTGGATTAGGAATACCAATCTTCTTTTCTGTCAGTTCCCTATGCAGATacttaaacataaagaaagACTGCAAATTTTAGTTCAACTACCGTAAACCCAAAACAAATTGCAGAAGCATTCCAATTCCGTATTAATAAAATTCAAAGACATCCCAAATTCAATCAATCTAATGCTTTCATACATCAATTCCATATATTCATCTCCACCACAAAATTACAGATTTAATTAATCTCAATATCCCAACAGAAACACATTCAACTCAAAGGCTTGGAATGCTTACCTTGTACCATTTCTGCCGAGACAATAGTCTCAATGTCCTGCTGCTTCATGCAACCCTCCTTAGTTCCTCATCATCCCTTTAAAAATCAATCGAAATCAAGACCAAAAGCTCCCCTTTACATTTCAATTTCTCTGTTTCCTCCAAGTACGAAATTCAAGAACAACAATCAAAAGAACTGAACATTAATAACTCCATTAGAGTGAAATTGAAACTCAGCCTATTAACGAATGAGAGGCTTGGGAGAATGGGTTACCAGAACGAAGAGGATAATCCGGCCGGCTCTGGTTGAAATCAGAAGCCGGGCCCTTGGTTTTGATAAAAGGAGAGGCACTGACTCCATTCTTGGAGGCACTAGAGCTCGATTCAATTTGGAGAAGGAAGAATGGAGAAACCCAGGGTCTAGGATACCGGCGATGGAAGGTGCGGGGTCCTTCGAGGTACGGCCAGCGGCGAGGCTTCTGGATTTTGATGTCCGGCTTCCTCTGCGCACGCTGATGGCGGGGTGTGTTCAGGAAATGGCCGAAACTTGATGAGAGGAAGAACTAATCTTGTTTACCATTGCAACTCAAAAACCCAATTGACCCAATTCGAAAACCAATCAAAGAACTCAAATTCAAGGTAAAAAGCAATCAAATTTAAGATGGGTACCTCAGTTTTTGTGACAGTGTGAACAGATTTCTGCTTGGAATCAGCTCCAGGCTTGGTTGATGACCTCCCAATCTTGTGTTTTTGTGAATCCAATCTTGGTTTTTCGGCGGAGGCGAGAATAGGATTACTCCCTCGTTTCTACCTCAATGATAAAGCTGAATTTTCGGCTTTGGGGACCTTGGTTATCAAGTCCAGTGGCGACAGGAGAGAGAAGTGATTTTGGGTCTGAGAAGAGGGGTTTGGAGAGTAAAGGGGATGGAATGAACTCCAATTCGATTGGGGTGGACGACGAGGAGGGCTGTAAAACATTTTCACCCTAACGGCGCCGTCAACTGTGAAATTACGTTGAACCCCTAGGTTGATTGATCAAGTGGCTCTCCTCGCGCCACGTCAACCTCCGCCAGTGGCTGTAACTTACGGCCAGCGTATTCCAGCCTCCTCCACAATCATTATTGCTCCAACCTCATTGCATGTCAAATCATTTTCGCACAGTTACGATGAGAACCGAATTAGGTTTCATTGGTGGACTCAGCAGATTCATGTCTGTGCATATTAGGTTGACTGTACGTATGGATGTgactatgagagagagagaggtcctaGTTCATTCCAAGTTAAACAGTATGGTCCCGTGTATTGTaacttttgtaattttgtttttatggATATGGTAGTGCCGTAGTATTTATGAGAGAGATGAAGTCGAATTTACAGGTAGGGGGTTTGAGGCAAAATAGGGTTGGGAGTTTTGACCTTTTGGAACCTGTAATCGAATGCCACCCAAAGCCGGTACCAACTTCAACTGTTAACAAATTAACTAACAGGTATTGAATTAATTGACACTTTTCATTTATATTTCAACAAGATCTACATACAGGTAGGTTAGGTTGTCCAAAGATCGTCTTGCAAACTCTTGGAGAGTAGTGGTTGGTGTAATACTTTGAATGATGGCGGTCTCGGTAAATACTAGCTAGGCATACATAAGAGATCTAGCAGCATTTGATTCGACACTAAAGTACGTAACTCCTACATCTAGTAACTTAATTAATACATGTCTCGTCTTattacaaaagaaagaaaacgatCGGTAACGAACTTCATTAATTTAGAATCAAGACTCTGATTAATGCATCGGCTTTGGAGGCGACACCCCCCCCGgggcccccaaaaaaaaaaccctcaataacaaaattaaaatgaatatGGTCGAGTTTGTTAGTGCTGgacccttttgtttttggttgttgATTGGAGGAGGTTAGCGTTGGAAAGTTAGCAACACACACTCTTTGGGGGGTATTCTAGTAGAGCTGTATTAACCCCTTCCGAACTCAACAGGACATCATTAGTTGGCTACCAAGGCCTCCTGGGGATTTGAAAGCCAAACCTGAgcgttccaaactgagacattcTATTACCCCACTATCCCTAGTGGTTTGGACCCTTTTTATTTTGAACCTTTTTCTCCAAAACCAGTgtgcttaattaattaaacaaaggATTTTGGGTACAGAGAcgtgaagatgagatgaactaCTCGGTCTGTTAAGGTTTTAGTCAATCACGTAATTGATGATTCGGGGGCATGAGCTGGTGGGTATCACATTTTGCACGGTTCCCGAAAATCTGGTATATAATTAATATGGAGCAGCAAGGCATGTGGGTGGAGGGCTGAGGAATTAAAAACAGTGCCGGATTCGGTTCAAGGTTCAACCATATTCCCTCCAAGATTATTTATGCACGCaactgttttgatttttattattattttttggatcTTTAAAATATAGCTTAATTTATCTTGTAcctaattagtttttttttcttttcttttagcaATGAGAATATATTGAAGGGATAAATTGTTAAGATcatgagaaattttatttacaTATTGCAAAATACTGAATACACATCCAATTGTTTTATACACCCAACATAAGAATTTATGTATATATTAAATTACTAAAAAAGacatttatataaaaaataaagaaaagtagtTGAAATATATCATCCCGCTTTAGAGTTTTCTTCTCATGTACATGAATGACGTGAATGAAGATGCAACCTCAAAACCAGTCAGAAACAGTTAACAAGACTGATTGATGAACTTCCATAGTTCCAAAGAAAATCGGCAACAGCGTAATTAATTATGATATTGGTGTTTCTTAACCCTCAAATGAGGTATGACTTCTCCATCTTTAACTGAACTTTAGCTACAAAATTTAggttttgaatttcaattgtTGTTTGATAGTACTGAAACTTGTTTGATAAACGAGGTCCTCAATTCTCCATATATCAGTTCTCCATATATTGTTTTTATAGGGTATATGACGATATCGTATCACGTCTTTATAATTTCGCTAAGATCATTCTCCACCAATTGAtcaggttaaaaaaaaaatcatagaaaAATCATTTGTGTAATCCAATCGGAGATCAAGTAGTCATCCATTTGGATCAAATAATTGGATAGTTGATTCAATGTTCTTAGTTGTTGTCCAAGTTGTCTAATTGTGTGGTACAAATGGATGAACCAATGAtttccaattttatttatttttttacaaatatgATCGCCTCATTATGTTTTAAAACATGAATGAGATTATGAAAAAGAGACACGAAAATAAGTCAACAATGAGAAAGGGTGAACGAGCATGTTTATCTAGGTATTAAACCTAATAATTATCCATATAGAACTTCAAATGTTTCTCTTTAGGTATTTATCATAAAACTAtctaatttcagtttttttttttttttgtgtgaaagtttATAATTTCAGTTTATGTTGGGAAACAAATTAATACTATGTTTTAGCAAATAAAGAAAcatgatacaaaaaaaaaaaaattcatgatcAGCTTTCCCCTACCGTCATCGATTGGACCAGACGAAATTGGCTTTTAGTTATTGGTTACTGATGACGCGAAGAGAAACACCTACAATCCCAAGATTAAGAACGAGAATTTCCGGAGCACTACTCCCGACACATTCTTCTGTTTTATTAAcaagaaaacagaaaagaaatgtTAAATAAAAAAAGGGAACATATGTTGACCTCCTCAGCATTTTGTCCAAGATAAGAAGTGATGCATGTGAGAAAGAAACACATTCCAAATTTGCCACACTATTCCAGcgcagtggtgttcacctggtcagttgttgaccaaagaatttatgctcaacaatccttagatttacatccaatggtagaaaacaaaacacctcaacttaataataattctctctgctcttggatttacatccaaggatGATTGAGTATTATTTTCTTAGTCAATAACtaaccaggtgaacattttcgattCCAGCGAACGAGTTAAATGCGTTGAAGCGAATAGATAGCTAATAACATCTAATAATAAAGCCATGagttcaaacaaggaaaatgcaTGTCACAAGAAGCCAAAGCCTAGAATTCAGGGTCATATATGCAGTTGTAAAactcatatttatttttatcatttattcttttggtttttatttattttttaaacataGTTGATTCTACATAGATACATAACATTttcaagcaaaacaaaatagTTATCGTATTTTCTAATTGAACTCATTCTAGTAGGttgaccacaaaaaaaaaaaaaaaaaaaattctagtagGTCATAACGGCTTATATATAGGAGATATATTATATGATCGATAGATTGAAATTATGTTCGGAGGTGGTTGGTTTGGTAGTGAAACTTAACTCGATTAAGATGGAGGGTTTTAGTTTGTTTGATCAGTGAAATCACACTAAACACACCCAGAGGATCCTCAGATGATGAAATATTGCAGATTATATATTCTTTTATCTTCTTTATCTACTAAAATCCAAACAATgaatttcacccaaaaaaagacaaattcaaaaccaaattaTGCCTGTATGTCAGTATGTGTATGTACTGTGCCTACTGTAGAGACTAGTAAATTTGGTAATAAATTATCACCATACTGTATCAGATCATGATCGTATTGAAATATTGCAGATTATATTATTCTCTAATCTTTTCGCTATCtactaaaatccaaatatgaaattcaccaaaaaaaaaaaaaaaaaaaaaaactatattctGTGCATACTGCATATGTAGATTGATAAATTCTATAATAAATTATCACCGTAATGTATCAGATCATTAACTCATATATGACAACCAGTAACTACTTCTATCCGACCTGGATATTGGTTCGACCATTGATTGTACACAGAAATATCTCTAATGGAATTATAAAAATGGATTTTGCATTTACACGCTCCCCCGCGTCACCCTCACAGAAATAACCATTCAAAGGTGGTACGTAATATAGCTAGCATTTCTATTGTAATGAATACCAATCAATTAGGCACCTagtaactttattatataaaacACCTCCAAACCCCAAAGCTTGAAATCATCACTTgcgagctagctagctagtagcgAACTGAGAACAATGGCTTCCACTCCTGGCATTCTCACAGACTGGCCATGGACGCGTCTCGGAAGCTTCAAGGTTTTATTCTTAATTTACTCCTGCTATTTTCATATATGCAGAAACATTCTATTCTATGTGGGTTATTATTATTGACTTATTGCTTCTGTTTTTCAGTACGTGGTTTTGGCTCCTTGGGTGGTTCACGGCACATACTTGTTCATGGTTAACCAAGGACCTGATAGAGATCTGTCTTACTTTCTCATACTTCCATTCATGCTGTGGAGGATGCTCCACAACCAGTTATGGATCTCTCTTTCCCGATATCGAACCGCCAAAGGAAAAGGCCGGATCGTCGACAAGGGACTCGAATTCGAACAAGTCGACAGAGAAAGAAACTGGTCTGTAACTTCGCGCCTTTTTCTCATACTTTCACAGTTTTAGCTAGGGTTTATGTGGAGAGAGATTAAGATGATTCTTTTGGATTTAAATTTTGATTATTTCAGGGATGACCAGATAATATTCAACGGAATATTGTTCTACCTAGGCAGCAGGCACCTGCCTGGGGCTCAAAACCTACCATTGTGGAGGGGAGATGGGTTCGTTATGACGTTTCTGATTCATACCGGTCCGGTGGAGTTTCTCTACTACTGGTTTCACAGAGCTCTTCACCACCATTTCCTCTACTCTCGCTACCATTCCCACCACCATTCCTCCATTGTCACCGAGCCTATTACTTGTAAGACTTCCACACATGGACTCAACTTTGAAACTAATTGTTGAACTTTCCTTTTTTAGAAGTATTGTATTTATGTGAATTGATCTTTTGATTCTGCTGGTTGGTGAGAGTTTTAATTCAATGTCACTGCAAATTAAGTAagagaaataataaaataaaatgtagcTAGTTGAGAATAATACTACGTGAATAGACTGCATTATCTTTGTACATCAATACACGTTATGTGTCCATCATCATCGTTTGTGATATTATTGTATTTTCACAGGGATGAAACGTAATTTTGGATAAAAACACAATATATTCATTAATGTGGAAATCTTGAATACAAATATCCAACTCCGATATTTGATTAATACAATATCCAAAGCTAGTTTCTAATTTGAAACGGTTACTCTTAAAACTTAAAATGGCATATTATTCTATTATGAAAATGGAAACTAATACTAAGAGAAAATTAACACGATTGTGTATTGTGTAAATTGCAGCTGTGATTCACCCTTTTGCGGAACACATAGCATATTTCATCCTCTTCGCAATACCAATGGTGACAATGGCGTTTACGGGGACAGGTTCAGTCGGATCATATTTGATTTATGTTACTTATATTGACTTAATGAACAACATGGGGCACTGCAATTTCGAGCTCATTCCCAACTggatattttctatttttcctcCTCTTAAGTACCTCATGTACACTCCCTCGTAAGTATTCTTAACCCTTATATATTctaatttatatgatttctttgTACTCATAAGTTAAGTTAGAAATAATCAAATAAGTGATATATGCATGGAAGGTGTCTGAGTTATTTAGTCTAATTACTCTAATTTCTAAGTTTCTAAATATCATATACGGGGTCTCTTTTATCGAAAAATAGCTCCATTTTCAATGAAAAAGTCAATTAGGAAGGAGATCCAAAATTGAATGTTCGGGAAATACTTTATTCCTGGCATGATATATACGCGTTACTCAAACCTAGCTACAAGGGAGAAGAGTCACACGATCGCGGTCTAAAAATTTAAGACTTACACCCCCAAAACTTAATGGGCCCCTACAGTTTTATACAAGGTTTAACAGCAAAAAAGTCCGTCGATATTTTTTTATAAGATTTTAACAAGTATAGATTTAAATACGAAATGACATATAAGGAACCTACCTTCATTCATAggttctttcatttctttgaaTTTGTTGGATGAACATTAAATGGGTGGGCGGGGCTTTAAATAGGATGTGCATTTCGATAAAAATGGGGGGACAAACCCTGTTGCTATCTGCTGGCATATACCTTCTCCAACTTAAGAAACATAGTATATATAAATCCATGTTCTAGATCATGAACTTATGGTCTAGATTTAGTCTAATTAAGGGATAGATTATGCTTTACCAAAGAAAAATTTCTATTTACAAACTTAACCATAACTCAtctttttagggttttattATATTGGATGTTTAGTCATTAATTGAAATTCTTAAATTTGATCGAGGGTAATTAATTTGTAGGTTTCACTCTCTTCACCACACACAATTCCGAACCAATTACTCCCTCTTCATGCCCATCTACGACTACATATACGGCACTATGGACAAGTCTACTGATTCTCTGTATGAATCTTCGCTCAAAAGAGAGGAAGAATCGCCCGATGTGTTGCATCTAACCCATCTAACAACCCCTGAATCCATATATCAACTACCTATAGGGTTTGCTTCCTTGGCCTCTAAGCCACACACCTCAACGTGGTTCTTATGGTTGATGTGGCCAGTCACACTGTGGTCTATGCTGCTCACTTGGATTTACGGCCGAACTTTTGTGGTTGAGAGGCAGCGCTTTGAGAAACTTAAATTGCAAACTTGGGCTATACCGAAATACAGTTTGCAGGTAACAACTGCTTTGTTTCAATAATTAGATCTAATTCAAAAGTTCAGTTAATATGGAATCAGTATTAATCTGTTATATATAATGCAGTACTTCTTGGAATGGCAAAACGAAGCTATCAACGGCTTGATTGAGGAAGCTATACTTGAAGCTGAGGAAAAGGGTGTCAAAGTTTTAAGTTTAGGTCTCTTGAATCAGGCAAGTCGATCTGTACTAATCCTGATTGTGAATAATAAATTAAGCTAACATCTGCTATTGATTAGTCAACATCTCAATTAGTTAAGAATAATGGATCAGACATTAATGGTCCCTAAATCAATTAATGGTGCCGACCATATTCATTGCAACCACGGTACCTAGTATAGTCGATCATGTGTCTTTTTTTGCTAGTACGAAACGTTGGATCACACTGGATTGGACTCGAATTGTAGACGCGGAACTAAGATTTTAtagttttgggggggggggggggtgggggtgTTTACTAACATAATCAGTAAACCCCTCGACACTAATCCTAGTTCCGCTCATGCCAAACTGTAATAAATTGGATTCTAACGAACGTATTCCGAATAGTATTAGGTTTGTTTTGCAAGACACGCCAATTAATCTCTGTATTTGCATATTGCAGAGTGAGGAGCTCAATCGATACGGTGGCCTCTATGTTCACAGGAATCCACAGCTGAAAATCAAGGTTGTGGATGGAAGTAGCTTAGCTGTGGCTGTCATCCTCAACAGCATTCCGAAAGGGACAACCCAAGTTCTTCTTAGAGGCAACCTCACTAAGGTTGCTTATGCCCTTGCATTTTCGTTGTGCCAGAGGGGAATCCAGGtaacctcacaaaggtcgctttTGTTGAAAtaaaacatgttttttttttttctgttagtATTAAATGTGTTCTAATCAATTAGCTTATTTCAGGTAGCTACACTACACCAGTCTGATTATTTGAAGCTCACCAAATCATTCAATGCTACTGAGAGTAAGTTGGTTCTTGCAAAGAGCTGTTCTGCAAAGGTACGTAAATGCtagaaatttattttcttatttctaTTATGATTATCAACTAAGTCACTATTATATATACACTTGACAATTGGATCTTCATTAATTTGCAGATCTGGTTAGTGGGAGATGGACTGAGTAAAGAAGAACAGTTGAATGCACCGAAAGGAACTATATTTGTTCCCTTCTCCCAAATTCCACCGAAAAAATTGCGCGCAGACTGCAACTACCACTGCACTCCAGCCATGAAGACTCCTACGTCACTTGAGAACATTTACTCTTGTGAGGTAATTAATTTTAGTTACTACAATCTTATATCTAAGTTACTTTCTCAGTTTGTcccttaatttttgttttcgaTCCGATTAATTAGTAACTAactaaatttgaataaatgaaaTAATGTCATGACATTCAGAACTGGTTACCAAGAAGGGTGATGAGTGCGTGGCGCATTGCCGCAATAGTGCATGCCTTGGAAGGTTGGAATATGCACGAGTGCGGTTACACCATGTCTGACATTAACAAAGTTTGGCAAGCAACTCTTCGACATGGCTTCCAACCTCTAACCACCACGGCCACTACTCAGACCAAATTAAATCAGTAATTAGCTGCTCAATGATCTGTGTCGCATATATGCTGTAGTACTACTACCGgcctctttgtttttcttataaAGCCGCTAGGACGTCATGGGTAGTTCAAAGCTCTCAATCATGTTGGTGATCGGTTAATTGTTCTGTTATATTGGATATTAATGatttaatggattattttgatTTGGTGTACGTGCTATATATGCTGGTGATTTACTCGTCGTATGCATATCATTTAACTGCTTTAATTATAACGTGCCATACAAACCCGAGGATAATCAGATACATTTCATGATTCTAAGAGATAATCAGATACTTAATTTATGAGTGCTGTGGCCTGTGTGGAAGATAACGTACTGAGGAAGAAGGAGAGGCAGCACTACAACAAATCTGGACATTAGTGACCAAATCCTAGTGACCAACTTGTAATTGGTCATTAATATAATagaattgggaaaaattcaccaatggtgtttggacacttaggggactttcagaatgatacatgaacttacaaagttatcaatgtgatacctgaactcattttttcgtatcaacgtcgtacctacgaccaatttccgtcacgggaCCGTTAAATTTTACACGTGCAATGCACgggagtcacttaatgaagacaaaatgaccgatttaccctcaattttttttcttttctttctttctttctttatttcttcttcttcttcttttttggtttcttcttccccagaTTCAAATCATCACGAAAGCTtcactcagaaaaaaaaaatcatcacgaAAGCAATGCAAAACGCCTTTGTAATTGAGTACcttccaaacaaacaaacaaatccaAACCTAAATTCAATGCATTCGTCTCGAAACCAAATCCTCTAACcggcatttcatcgaacacatGCAGTGCATCTCtagaaaccaaatcctcaaccACAAGTTCAtaaaattcaaaacttttttccgATTAGAATTAGAAATTACCAGAATTTAAACTCGGGGAGGCGTCGAACGAAGGGGCGGAACTCGTCGAATCCGCGGGTCGGGAGGCTGGGGCCGTCGAAAAGGTCGTGGATCTCCGGGTCGacctgaggagagagaaagccgATGAGCAAGTTGAGAAGGTAGATCCCCAAGCCGTATGACATGATGTAGAATCCCTGGACGAAGTAGACGCGGAGGACGTAGACCAAGGCCACGCCGAGGGTTGCGAGCCAGCGGTGGAGGACGTGCGGCGTCGTTTTGTAGAGCAGGTGCTGGTATCGGTGCGACACGCCGAAGCTCCACGCCTGGACAGCGTCAAGCGGCGATCCTCTGAGACGACGGGTCCTCCGCCGCCGACGACGACGCGGCGAGACCCACTCCCGCCGCTCCCGTGTCCATTGTGGGGCCCTCTTGGGGTTCGTTGCTCGAGGAGTGTCGGTCGGttggttcctcttcttctctggattgagacgcagcggtGGTGAT
This portion of the Rosa chinensis cultivar Old Blush chromosome 1, RchiOBHm-V2, whole genome shotgun sequence genome encodes:
- the LOC112195581 gene encoding very-long-chain aldehyde decarbonylase CER1 produces the protein MASTPGILTDWPWTRLGSFKYVVLAPWVVHGTYLFMVNQGPDRDLSYFLILPFMLWRMLHNQLWISLSRYRTAKGKGRIVDKGLEFEQVDRERNWDDQIIFNGILFYLGSRHLPGAQNLPLWRGDGFVMTFLIHTGPVEFLYYWFHRALHHHFLYSRYHSHHHSSIVTEPITSVIHPFAEHIAYFILFAIPMVTMAFTGTGSVGSYLIYVTYIDLMNNMGHCNFELIPNWIFSIFPPLKYLMYTPSFHSLHHTQFRTNYSLFMPIYDYIYGTMDKSTDSLYESSLKREEESPDVLHLTHLTTPESIYQLPIGFASLASKPHTSTWFLWLMWPVTLWSMLLTWIYGRTFVVERQRFEKLKLQTWAIPKYSLQYFLEWQNEAINGLIEEAILEAEEKGVKVLSLGLLNQSEELNRYGGLYVHRNPQLKIKVVDGSSLAVAVILNSIPKGTTQVLLRGNLTKVAYALAFSLCQRGIQVATLHQSDYLKLTKSFNATESKLVLAKSCSAKIWLVGDGLSKEEQLNAPKGTIFVPFSQIPPKKLRADCNYHCTPAMKTPTSLENIYSCENWLPRRVMSAWRIAAIVHALEGWNMHECGYTMSDINKVWQATLRHGFQPLTTTATTQTKLNQ
- the LOC112165755 gene encoding protein RER1A, with translation MSETNDRGNLKIDDKLPWFVENRESLRFKSPPLRLNPEKKRNQPTDTPRATNPKRAPQWTRERREWVSPRRRRRRRTRRLRGSPLDAVQAWSFGVSHRYQHLLYKTTPHVLHRWLATLGVALVYVLRVYFVQGFYIMSYGLGIYLLNLLIGFLSPQVDPEIHDLFDGPSLPTRGFDEFRPFVRRLPEFKFCFRDDLNLGKKKPKKKKKKK